The following coding sequences lie in one Pseudomonadota bacterium genomic window:
- a CDS encoding HD domain-containing protein: protein MTELTRDTIIPFIGKIFAEGASGEYLGEPVSIGEHMLQGALLAEEAGAREEVIAAALLHDIGHFTHAFPT from the coding sequence ATGACCGAACTGACACGCGACACCATCATCCCGTTCATCGGCAAAATCTTTGCCGAGGGCGCGTCGGGCGAGTACTTGGGCGAGCCGGTGAGTATCGGCGAGCATATGCTTCAGGGCGCCTTGCTGGCCGAGGAAGCCGGCGCCCGCGAGGAGGTGATTGCAGCAGCCTTGTTGCATGACATCGGGCACTTCACGCACGCTTTCCCGACCGA